The window TCAAGGACTTCGTGGCCGCCTGGACCAAGGTCATGAACGCCGACAGGTTTGATCTGGCCGCTTAAGAGAGCCAGGTCTGACCAAATGCCAGCGCCCGGATGCTCACCCGCATCCGGGCGTTTCTTTTTACGGTCGAAGGCTTGATCCATGCCAAGGCTCCGATAGCGTCACGGCAAGGGCGCGGTTTAAAAAGCGCCCATCCATCAGGGAGCCGGTATCCATGACATTTCCGAAAAAGGGCCGCGCCGCAGACGCGCTTCTGGCCGAGCTGGAAGCGCGCAAGGCCAATGATGTGCGCTGGCAGGAGGGGCGCGTCTTTGCCTATATCTACGATGCCGGCGCCGAGGCCATGGATGTCGTGAAGAAAGCCTATTCGGCCTTCCTGACCGAGAACGGTATCGACCCCACCTCCTTCCCCTCCGCGCTGGAGCTGGAACGCGATGTCATCGCCATGGCGCTGGACCTGCAGAACGCGCCGCCCGGCGCCAAGGGCAGCTTCACCACGGGCGGCACTGAAAGCATATTGCTGTCGGTAAAAACCGCGCGCGATCATGCCCGCGCCACGAAACCCCACATCACCGCGCCAGAGCTTGTCCTGCCGGAAACCGCCCACCCCGCCTTCTTCAAGGCGTGTGCCTATTTCGACGTGAAGCCGGTCATCACCCCGGTCGATCCGGAGAGCTTCACCGCCCTGCCGGGTGCCATGGCGAAGGCGATAACAGACCAGACAATAATGCTGGTCGGATCAGCCCCCTCCTATGCGCACGGTGTTATCGATCCGATTGCCGCCATCGGCCAAATGGCGCTGAAAGCGGGCGTGCTCTTCCATGTCGATTGCTGTGTCGGCGGCATGTATCTGCCCTTCATCCGCAAGCTGGGCGCGGATGTAGAGGCCTTCGATCTCTCCACGCCCGGGGTCACCCAGATGTCGCTGGACTTCCATAAATGGGGCTATGCCGCCAAGGGCGCATCCAGCGTGCTCTATGCAAATGGCGAGCTTCGCAAATACCAGATTTTCGCCTGGTCGGGCTGGACCGGATATACAATCGTCAACCCCACCATCCAGTCAGGCCGCTCTGCCGGACCCATTGCGGGTGCTTGGGCCGCGCTCAACTTCATCGGCGAGGATGGCTATCTGCGTCTTGCCAGGATCACGCAGGACGCCTCGGCAAAAATGTGCGCGGCCATCCGGGAGATCGAGGGTCTGAAACTGCTGGGTAATCCACCGGGTAATCTTCTGGCGTTTGCGGCTGAAGGCTTTGACATATTTGCGCTGGCCGACGCGATGAAGGCCAAGGGCTGGTTCCTGCAGGCCCAGTTCGCGCATGGCCCCTCCCCGGCCAATCTGCACGTCTCCGTCGGCCCCGCCAACGCGCCCCATATCGATGCCATGCTGGACGATCTGCGCGCCGAGACCGCACGGCTGCGTGCCGATCCGCAATATCGCGTCGCCACGCCTTCTGAAGACGAGATCGCCGCCATCACGGCGATGGAACCTGCTGACCTTCTGGACGCCATGGAGAGCATGTTCACCGGCGGCACGGGCGGCATGCCGGACGAGATGCGGCCCATCAACACGCTGATGGATGCCATGCCGTTCGAGGCGCGCGACCGGATATTGAAGGAGTATATCAACCGGCTTTACGCCAAGCCTGCCGGCGCCGCAGCGGACACATGACGCAGCGCAGCATCTCCGCTAGCCTGCCTTCCTGATCACCGCAGCAGAAGACGCCCCCATGACCAGCAGCCCGGACTACCCTGACATGCGCCTGCCCGGCACACCCGGCGCGCTTGCCGCCTACTGCCTAGACGCGCTCAAAGGCGGCTGGGGTGAGGACTGGGATACACCTCTGAAGAACGCGGTGGGCGACCTCGCCAACGAGATATTCTCCGGCCTGCATCGCGGCGCGGTGTCGGTCGAAGGGCTGGGCGCGCTCGTCCGCGAACTGGCAGACCAGGGCCTGACAGGCCGTGCAGACGCCTTGCGGGCACTGCATGCTGACGGGCTTTCCGGCGCGGCGCTGGAAGCACTCAAGGCGCGTCTGGACACGCTGGCAGCCCAGGGCTTTGATGCCTTTGCGGACGCCGTGACCCGGCGTAAGGCCGGTATCGTATTTACCGCCCACCCGACCTTTGCGCTGTCAAAAGCCATGCGGCTGGCCCTCGCCAACGCGGCGGTTGATGGCGCGCCGGCCAATGGAGAGCGGCTGGAGCACGGTCCGGACAGTGACATCTCGCTTGTCAGCGAACATGGCGAGGTGAAAGAGGCAATCTCCCGCGCACGCGGCGCGCTGGCGCAGCTCGATGCGCTGATCCTGGGCACCGCCCGCCGCCACTTCCCTGATCGCTGGCACACGCTAAAGCCCGGCCTCATCTCGCTGGCGAGCTGGGTCGGCTATGATCTTGATGGCCGCACCGATATTCACTGGGGCCGCTCGATCGCCTTCCGGCTGGAGGAGAAGGCCATCCAGCTGGAGCGTTACGCCGCCCTGGCCGCCGAGGCCGGTGCGGGTGACATGGCCACACGTCTGGAGCGGGCTGGCGCGCTGACGCGCGAGCATGCGGCGCTTTTCGAGGGCAATCTGGATAATCCCGCCACAGTCGTCCACGCAGCCAACGCGCTGACAGCGCCGCATACCGGCAGGCTGGTATCACTCACTGCGCTGATTGCAGAGCTTGGCGAGGCCATTGAAGGCGCATCAGACGAGAACAAGCCAGCCCTCGCGGCCCTGCGCGCCGAAATGGCATCAGCCGGGCTTGGCGCTGCTCATATCCATCTGCGCATCAATGCAGCCCAGCTGAAAAGCGCGGTAAGGGCCGATCTGGGCCTTGAGCAGGACGAGGAGGATTTCGGCCGCCTCGCCCTCGCCCGCGCCGCCGAGCGCGCCCAGAGCGCGGAGTTGCACGCGGTCAGCTTTGCCTCCGTATTCCTTGAGCAGATGACCGCACGCCGCCAGTTCATGATGTGCGCGCAATTCCTCAAGCATATCGACGCCGACACGCCGATCCGCTTCCTGCTGGCCGAATGCGAGACACCCGCCACCGTTATGGGCGCGGTCTATCTGGCGCGGCTCTACGGCGTCGCAGACAAGGTGGACATCTCACCCCTGTTCGAGACACCCGACGCGCTGGAGCGCGGCGGACGCCTGATGGACCGGCTTATCAGCGAGCCGGCCTATCGTGACTATGTTCAGACGCGCGGGCGGCTATCCATACAGCTCGGCTTTTCCGATGCAGGCCGGTTCATGGGACAGGCGGGCGCAGAGCTGGCCATTGAACGCCTGCACATACTCGTCGCGCGCGCACTGGCGCGCCACGGCGTGAAGAATATCGAGATCGTCGTCTTCAACACGCACGGCGAGTCCATGGGACGCGGCGCCCATCCGGGCAGCCTGATCCAGCGGCTGGACCATTTGCTGACGCCATGGGCCCGCTCACGCTTCAAAGCCGCAGGCGTGCCGCTGGTCCATGAGACCAGCTATCAGGGCGGGGACGGGTTTCTCCATTTCGCCCGGCAGGAACTGGCAGACTCGGTTGTCCTGCAGACGGCCCTCCACGCGCTGGATATTCCCGACGGCAACAAGGCCGACCCGTTCTATGCCGAGATCGACTACACTTGGGACATCTACCGGGCGCTGAAAAGCTGGCAGGAAGACCTGTTCGCCAATACCGATTACCGCAATGCGATCACGGCGTTTGCACCGAACATGCTGGTCAAGTCCGGCTCGCGAAAGGCCAAGCGGCCCGGCGCGCCTGGGCAGGCGCTCGACCTCTCCATGCTGCGCGCCATTCCCCACAATGCCGCCCTGCAGCAGCTCGCCATCCCTGTGAATGTGTCTGGCGGGATCGGGGCATCCACCCAGTCCGAACCCGAACGCATGGCTGATCTCATCACGCGCTCACCGCGCATGGCCAACCTGATCGCCATGGTGATGCGCGCGCGCACCCTGACCAGCCTCAGCGCGCTGCGCGGCTATGCGCGCCTGTTTGATGCCAGCGAATGGACCGGGCGCGCCGCCTGGGCGCGCTCGCCCGCCATGCAACGTGCGTTTCTGGATCTTGCCGGCAGGCTCTCGGACCAGTCCCGTCATACCGCTCTGGTGCGGCTGGCCAATCATCTCTCTGCCGATCTGATGAAGTTTGACCAGCTGATCGCCGGACATGACTGGCGCGAGGATCCCGACCGTTATGCGGTCGAGGCGCTGCACGCCGTGCGGCAGGCGCTGATCATGCAGGCTTTTCTCATCATATCGCGCCTTCCGGGCTTCTCGCCGCGCCACGACCTCACGCGCGCAGACCTGATCGATCTGGTGCTGGCCTTGCGCATTCCCGAAGCCGTGGCCGCACTGGACGAGATATTCCCCGAGGCCAGCGAGGCACTCAGCGCGCTCGACGCCATTGAGGAGCCGAGCACGACTGATTCACCGGCTTTGCGGGGCTATCCCGAGATTCAGGCGCGTATCATTCGTCCGCTGGAGCAGCTCTACCCCCTGATGACGCAAGTGAGCGTGGCCATCAGCCATTATCACCGCGCCATCGGGTAGAGCGGCTGGAACTCCTACCGCCCCTCGGTTTCGATACGCAGGGTCTCGTCGCCGATATTGATTTCCATCGTGTTGGTCCGGCTATCGCGCCACATCGCATAGCCGACCGCGCCGATGACAATCAGCAAAACCGCTACGCCTGCATAAACCAGCTTCTGGTTGGAACGCATGAGCTTACTCCTTTTCATACCCCGCCTTGGGGAGTGTGAAAGGAGAAACGCTCCGAGAGACAGCCGGTTCCAGGGGCTGCAGACAAGCGAAGGGCCGGAGTGGTGGCTCCGGCCCTTCCCTCCTCAACGCAAGACCGGAAGCCCTACCAGCCCCAGCTCACGCCCGCCCGGCCAGAAACCTGGCCTGTGCGGAAGCCGGTCCCGACACCGACATTGAGGAAGACATTCTCCCGGTAGCGGCCGATCGCGCCGAAGCCGACAGCGCCCGAGCTGCTGTAGTGACCGTAATTGGCCGAGAAGGCGAAGGTCTGGCCCGGCTGTAATACGGTCGCGCCGCTGAGCGCCATCGCCATGGCGATACCGTCAGAATGCTGACGCAGCTGATCACTTTGCGCCATGACGCTGCTCTCCAGCCCGTCGACCCGGTCGAACCAGGGCTGGAAGTCCATCGTCGCCAGATTACCGGCCGCATCCGAGGTGACCATATAGGTCTGGCCCGACTGCGCGGCGCGGCTGGCCGCCGAGTTGATGCCGGCAAAGGTATAGGTGTTGCTGGACGTCCCGATCACCACCTGATTGTCGCGTGTGGTCTCCGCGCCCGATCCGATGGCAATGGCATTCGCATTCGTTGCCTGCGCATTGACGCC is drawn from Glycocaulis alkaliphilus and contains these coding sequences:
- a CDS encoding pyridoxal phosphate-dependent decarboxylase family protein, which translates into the protein MTFPKKGRAADALLAELEARKANDVRWQEGRVFAYIYDAGAEAMDVVKKAYSAFLTENGIDPTSFPSALELERDVIAMALDLQNAPPGAKGSFTTGGTESILLSVKTARDHARATKPHITAPELVLPETAHPAFFKACAYFDVKPVITPVDPESFTALPGAMAKAITDQTIMLVGSAPSYAHGVIDPIAAIGQMALKAGVLFHVDCCVGGMYLPFIRKLGADVEAFDLSTPGVTQMSLDFHKWGYAAKGASSVLYANGELRKYQIFAWSGWTGYTIVNPTIQSGRSAGPIAGAWAALNFIGEDGYLRLARITQDASAKMCAAIREIEGLKLLGNPPGNLLAFAAEGFDIFALADAMKAKGWFLQAQFAHGPSPANLHVSVGPANAPHIDAMLDDLRAETARLRADPQYRVATPSEDEIAAITAMEPADLLDAMESMFTGGTGGMPDEMRPINTLMDAMPFEARDRILKEYINRLYAKPAGAAADT
- a CDS encoding phosphoenolpyruvate carboxylase, whose product is MTSSPDYPDMRLPGTPGALAAYCLDALKGGWGEDWDTPLKNAVGDLANEIFSGLHRGAVSVEGLGALVRELADQGLTGRADALRALHADGLSGAALEALKARLDTLAAQGFDAFADAVTRRKAGIVFTAHPTFALSKAMRLALANAAVDGAPANGERLEHGPDSDISLVSEHGEVKEAISRARGALAQLDALILGTARRHFPDRWHTLKPGLISLASWVGYDLDGRTDIHWGRSIAFRLEEKAIQLERYAALAAEAGAGDMATRLERAGALTREHAALFEGNLDNPATVVHAANALTAPHTGRLVSLTALIAELGEAIEGASDENKPALAALRAEMASAGLGAAHIHLRINAAQLKSAVRADLGLEQDEEDFGRLALARAAERAQSAELHAVSFASVFLEQMTARRQFMMCAQFLKHIDADTPIRFLLAECETPATVMGAVYLARLYGVADKVDISPLFETPDALERGGRLMDRLISEPAYRDYVQTRGRLSIQLGFSDAGRFMGQAGAELAIERLHILVARALARHGVKNIEIVVFNTHGESMGRGAHPGSLIQRLDHLLTPWARSRFKAAGVPLVHETSYQGGDGFLHFARQELADSVVLQTALHALDIPDGNKADPFYAEIDYTWDIYRALKSWQEDLFANTDYRNAITAFAPNMLVKSGSRKAKRPGAPGQALDLSMLRAIPHNAALQQLAIPVNVSGGIGASTQSEPERMADLITRSPRMANLIAMVMRARTLTSLSALRGYARLFDASEWTGRAAWARSPAMQRAFLDLAGRLSDQSRHTALVRLANHLSADLMKFDQLIAGHDWREDPDRYAVEALHAVRQALIMQAFLIISRLPGFSPRHDLTRADLIDLVLALRIPEAVAALDEIFPEASEALSALDAIEEPSTTDSPALRGYPEIQARIIRPLEQLYPLMTQVSVAISHYHRAIG